One Solirubrobacter pauli DNA segment encodes these proteins:
- a CDS encoding hydantoinase B/oxoprolinase family protein produces MKIAEIPDLEVDPVTVDIIENALRHARFEMDAVLFRSAMSPVIREQHDEFPMITDPQGRMVVGQFGAYINEMMADWDQGVYPGDVILTSDPYKCSGSISHTNDWLVLVPVFYEDELVGWCSQFGHQMDAGGRLPGSLPTGATTIFEEGLIIPPLKIVERGEVQEQVLKLILNNMRLPEMNRADLFAIIAACHAGEKRVMGLCERFGKDVYLATLQALLDRTHEAMRKLILLAIPEEKQTFEDYIDDDGLGNGPYKMKLTIWREGEEAWFDWSGTDPQALGPINFYLSEGMFKMFIGVYLIMVNDPDILFNDGFYPLLHVVMPEGCLLAPRYPAALGCRTHGLARLFDVLGGALTKQAPELNTAAGYGTSPYMLYSGWKESGEFFYAMEILYGGIPGRPIGDGMDGHSWWPLFENIPTEYLEAYYPLRVDGYTTVTDSGGAGLHRGGNGVEKRYVYLEPGHVSIHDDRWLTRPWGVLGGLPGARSEKVLRRADGTEQVLPAKCDEVEVAPGDMLIYRTAGGGGWKDRLERPVEAVERDVAFGLVSVEGALRNYGVVVGDPDATAAERARQREERGEPLAFDFGPPIAEALASCEAETGLPAPSPATPLRWSPLESPESAMERARA; encoded by the coding sequence ATGAAGATCGCCGAGATCCCCGACCTCGAGGTCGACCCGGTCACCGTCGACATCATCGAGAACGCGCTGCGGCACGCGCGCTTCGAGATGGACGCGGTGCTCTTCCGCAGCGCCATGTCGCCGGTCATCCGCGAGCAGCACGACGAGTTCCCGATGATCACCGACCCGCAGGGCCGGATGGTGGTCGGCCAGTTCGGCGCCTACATCAACGAGATGATGGCCGACTGGGACCAGGGGGTGTACCCGGGCGACGTGATCCTCACGAGCGACCCGTACAAGTGCTCCGGGTCGATCTCGCACACGAACGACTGGCTCGTGCTCGTGCCCGTGTTCTACGAGGACGAGCTCGTGGGCTGGTGCTCGCAGTTCGGCCATCAGATGGACGCGGGCGGGCGGCTGCCGGGCTCGCTGCCGACCGGCGCGACCACGATCTTCGAGGAGGGCCTGATCATCCCGCCCCTGAAGATCGTCGAGCGCGGCGAGGTGCAGGAGCAGGTCCTCAAGCTGATCCTCAACAACATGCGCCTGCCCGAGATGAACCGGGCGGACCTGTTCGCGATCATCGCCGCCTGCCACGCGGGCGAGAAGCGCGTGATGGGGCTGTGCGAGCGCTTCGGCAAGGACGTCTACCTGGCGACGTTGCAGGCGCTGCTCGACCGCACGCACGAGGCGATGCGCAAGCTGATCCTGCTCGCGATCCCCGAGGAGAAGCAGACCTTCGAGGACTACATCGACGACGACGGGCTCGGCAACGGCCCGTACAAGATGAAGCTGACGATCTGGCGGGAGGGGGAGGAGGCCTGGTTCGACTGGTCGGGCACCGATCCGCAGGCGCTCGGGCCGATCAACTTCTACCTCTCCGAGGGCATGTTCAAGATGTTCATCGGGGTCTACCTGATCATGGTCAACGACCCCGACATCCTGTTCAACGACGGCTTCTATCCGCTGCTGCACGTCGTGATGCCGGAAGGGTGCCTGCTCGCGCCGCGGTATCCCGCCGCTCTGGGCTGTCGCACGCACGGGCTGGCGCGGCTGTTCGACGTGCTGGGCGGGGCGCTGACCAAGCAGGCGCCGGAGCTCAACACGGCGGCGGGCTACGGCACGTCGCCCTACATGCTCTACTCGGGCTGGAAGGAGTCCGGCGAGTTCTTCTACGCCATGGAGATCCTCTACGGCGGGATTCCCGGCCGCCCGATCGGCGACGGCATGGATGGGCACTCGTGGTGGCCGCTGTTCGAGAACATCCCGACGGAGTACCTGGAGGCGTATTACCCCTTGCGGGTCGACGGGTACACGACGGTGACCGACAGCGGCGGTGCGGGGTTGCACCGCGGCGGGAACGGCGTGGAGAAGCGGTACGTGTACCTGGAGCCGGGGCACGTCTCGATCCACGACGACCGCTGGCTCACGCGTCCGTGGGGCGTGCTGGGCGGGTTGCCGGGCGCGCGGTCGGAGAAGGTGCTGCGGCGGGCGGACGGGACCGAGCAGGTGTTGCCGGCCAAGTGCGACGAGGTGGAGGTGGCGCCCGGCGACATGCTGATCTACCGCACCGCGGGTGGCGGTGGCTGGAAGGACCGGCTGGAGCGGCCGGTCGAGGCGGTGGAGCGGGACGTGGCCTTCGGGCTCGTGTCGGTCGAGGGCGCGTTGCGCAACTACGGCGTCGTCGTGGGGGACCCTGACGCGACCGCGGCGGAGCGTGCTCGGCAGCGGGAGGAGCGTGGCGAGCCGCTGGCGTTCGACTTCGGGCCGCCGATCGCGGAGGCGTTGGCGTCCTGCGAGGCGGAGACCGGGTTGCCGGCTCCGTCGCCCGCCACGCCGCTGCGCTGGTCGCCCTTGGAGAGCCCCGAGTCCGCCATGGAACGGGCGCGTGCCTGA
- a CDS encoding CaiB/BaiF CoA transferase family protein → MADAPLTGLRAIEFGQLLAGPFTGTLLGDFGADVIKIEAPGDGDAMRDWGRLRHNDRSLWWSILARNKRSVALNLREPEGQRIAADLAAGADIVLENFRPGTMEKWGLGPEDLHARNPGLIYARVSGYGQTGRYRDRPGFASAGEAISGLRHINGYPDQAPPRSGISLGDTLAAQSAFQGILLALIARANGAEGQVVDASIVDACFAMSESSTLEYEKTGFVRQPTGPRLPRIAPSNVYRSKDGKWVVIAANHDTLWRRLAKIMGQPELGEDERFATHHARGEHEDLLDEIIGAFAAEHTADELDEIVNGGGVVCAPVYTAEDVYQDPYFRERELLVEVEDEVHGRITVPGIVPKLSRTPGSIRQAARWTVGADTDAVLEELGRG, encoded by the coding sequence ATGGCCGACGCACCTTTGACAGGGCTCAGAGCGATCGAGTTCGGCCAGCTGCTCGCGGGGCCGTTCACCGGCACGCTGCTCGGCGACTTCGGCGCCGACGTGATCAAGATCGAGGCGCCGGGCGACGGCGACGCGATGCGCGACTGGGGCCGCCTGCGCCACAACGACCGCTCGCTGTGGTGGTCGATCCTCGCCCGCAACAAGCGCTCGGTCGCCCTGAACCTGCGTGAGCCGGAGGGGCAGCGGATCGCCGCGGACCTGGCGGCGGGCGCCGACATCGTGCTGGAGAACTTCCGCCCCGGCACGATGGAGAAGTGGGGCCTCGGGCCGGAGGACCTGCACGCCCGCAACCCCGGCCTGATCTACGCGCGCGTGAGCGGCTACGGGCAGACCGGCCGCTACCGCGACCGCCCGGGGTTCGCGTCCGCGGGCGAGGCGATCAGCGGCCTGCGGCACATCAACGGCTATCCCGACCAGGCGCCGCCGCGGTCGGGCATCTCGCTCGGCGACACGCTCGCGGCGCAGTCGGCGTTCCAGGGCATCCTGCTCGCGCTGATCGCCCGCGCGAACGGCGCGGAGGGCCAGGTGGTGGACGCGAGCATCGTCGACGCGTGCTTCGCCATGAGCGAGTCGAGCACGCTCGAGTACGAGAAGACCGGCTTCGTCCGCCAGCCCACCGGCCCGCGGCTGCCGCGGATCGCGCCCAGCAACGTCTACCGGTCCAAGGACGGCAAGTGGGTCGTGATCGCGGCCAACCACGACACGCTCTGGCGGCGCCTGGCGAAGATCATGGGGCAGCCCGAGCTGGGGGAGGACGAGCGGTTCGCCACCCACCACGCCCGCGGCGAGCACGAGGACCTGCTCGACGAGATCATCGGCGCGTTCGCTGCCGAGCACACGGCCGACGAGCTGGACGAGATCGTCAACGGCGGCGGCGTGGTGTGCGCGCCGGTCTACACCGCCGAGGACGTCTACCAGGATCCGTACTTCCGCGAGCGCGAGCTGCTCGTGGAGGTCGAGGACGAGGTCCACGGGCGCATCACCGTGCCGGGGATCGTGCCCAAGCTGAGCCGGACGCCCGGCTCCATCCGCCAGGCCGCACGCTGGACCGTGGGGGCGGACACGGACGCAGTGCTGGAGGAGCTCGGACGAGGCTGA
- the dnaE gene encoding DNA polymerase III subunit alpha, whose product MSTPSVAHLHVHSEYSLLDGACNIDKLAERAAAYDQPAIGLTDHGVMNGAVELYKAAKKHGVKPLLGLEAYFVDDRTVRDRKVERNHLTLLAATNEGFKNLTTLSSKGFLEGLHRGKPGVDLELLSMHSEGVIALTGCLASRTSQRIMDGKYDEAREHLDQLIQIFGPEDVYLEVQKNGLTEQEQVNEGMRKFAQDTGRPFVGTADVHYLRKEDFRNHAALLCVQTKSTLAAPKMSFSTNEFYLKSTQEMVDSFADFPGALESTLEIAERCDVEIALGGQLIPRFEWTEGLSEKEYLRKLVLQGMAERYGDPIPAHALERMEMELGVIDKMGFNAYFLIVWDFVNWSKNNGVAVGPGRGSAAGSIIAYTLRITDVDPLAYDLLFERFLNAERVSMPDIDIDFSVRGRERVMAYVKDKYGADRVAQIITFGRMFPRAATKDAARVLGHDYGVGDKLSKLIPDPIMGRSPSFKECLEPGEDLANEVAKDPVAAQVVEVAQGLEGIVRNASIHAAAVVISDRSLTDIVPLQLADAKTTDDDGNKVYRTVTQFSMKPIEEIGLLKMDFLGLRNLDVIEDALDIIERSSGERPDIAAIPLDDVKTYEMMARGDSVGVFQFESEGMRESLRKVNPTEFEDLVALVALYRPGAMDQIPAYSRGKRNPDSIQYIDDRLIPITESTKGVILYQEQAMQIAKSLANFTGPQADDLRKAIGKKNRAAMAKLQPMFIEGCRANGVANDVIESLWATNEKSADYSFNKSHAACYALISYRTAWLKANYPAEYMAALISSVMDTKDKVPFFVNQAEQMGIEILPPDVNLSDHEFMVVDGNIRFGLDAVKGVGYAAVEAIKVAREDGPFTSIWDFCERVDGRAVNKRSIEALIQCGAFNSTGATRRGMLEVLDAAQSAGQRAQQDAQMGQGSIFDLFDTGGATETAAPSHPPVPTHEFEPNELLSMEKDSVGVYISEHPLKRVAAALQVKADCTIAELPGTRDGDWRKVGGMITESKKIRTRSGKMMMFATLADLEDSVEIVVFDEVMASIEELIATDATMLVKGKVEQKEQGKVSLVVSSVEKFDPSEAEIEKAKAQIAKVAATAPTALKRRVHAAQLPATVIDDLRDLFERYPGETEFVLEMHTRTGLRRLKFGAGYRVQARNAGLRAELDGILGASASAAA is encoded by the coding sequence GTGAGCACCCCATCCGTCGCCCATCTCCACGTCCACTCCGAGTACTCGCTCCTCGACGGAGCCTGCAACATCGACAAGCTGGCCGAGCGCGCGGCGGCCTACGACCAGCCCGCCATCGGGCTGACCGACCACGGGGTGATGAACGGTGCCGTCGAGCTCTACAAGGCGGCCAAGAAGCACGGCGTGAAGCCGCTGCTGGGGCTCGAGGCGTACTTCGTCGACGACCGGACGGTGCGTGACCGCAAGGTCGAGCGCAACCACCTCACGCTGCTCGCCGCGACGAACGAGGGCTTCAAGAACCTCACGACGCTGTCCTCGAAGGGCTTCCTCGAGGGCCTGCACCGCGGCAAGCCGGGTGTGGACCTCGAGCTGCTGTCGATGCACTCGGAGGGCGTCATCGCGCTCACGGGCTGCCTGGCGTCCCGCACCAGCCAGCGCATCATGGACGGCAAGTACGACGAGGCGCGCGAGCACCTGGACCAGCTGATCCAGATCTTCGGCCCGGAGGACGTCTACCTCGAGGTCCAGAAGAACGGCCTGACCGAGCAGGAGCAGGTCAACGAGGGCATGCGCAAGTTCGCGCAGGACACCGGGCGCCCGTTCGTCGGCACGGCGGACGTCCACTACCTGCGCAAGGAGGACTTCCGCAACCACGCCGCGCTGCTGTGCGTGCAGACGAAGTCCACGCTCGCCGCGCCGAAGATGTCCTTCAGCACGAACGAGTTCTACCTCAAGTCCACCCAGGAGATGGTGGACTCGTTCGCGGACTTCCCCGGCGCGCTGGAGTCGACGCTGGAGATCGCGGAGCGCTGCGACGTCGAGATCGCGCTCGGCGGCCAGCTGATCCCGCGCTTCGAGTGGACCGAGGGCCTGTCGGAGAAGGAGTACCTGCGCAAGCTGGTGCTGCAGGGCATGGCCGAGCGCTACGGGGATCCGATCCCCGCGCACGCGCTCGAGCGCATGGAGATGGAGCTCGGCGTCATCGACAAGATGGGCTTCAACGCCTACTTCCTGATCGTCTGGGACTTCGTCAACTGGTCCAAGAACAACGGCGTCGCCGTCGGTCCGGGCCGTGGTAGCGCCGCCGGCTCGATCATCGCCTACACGCTGCGGATCACGGACGTGGACCCGCTGGCCTACGACCTGCTGTTCGAGCGCTTCCTGAACGCCGAGCGCGTGTCGATGCCGGATATCGACATCGACTTCTCCGTGCGTGGCCGCGAGCGCGTGATGGCGTACGTGAAGGACAAGTACGGGGCCGACCGCGTCGCCCAGATCATCACCTTCGGTCGCATGTTCCCGCGCGCGGCCACCAAGGACGCGGCGCGCGTGCTCGGCCACGACTACGGCGTCGGCGACAAGCTCTCCAAGCTCATCCCGGACCCGATCATGGGCCGCTCGCCCTCGTTCAAGGAGTGCCTGGAGCCGGGCGAGGACCTCGCGAACGAGGTGGCGAAGGACCCGGTGGCCGCGCAGGTCGTCGAGGTCGCGCAGGGCCTGGAGGGCATCGTCCGCAACGCGTCCATCCACGCGGCCGCGGTCGTGATCTCCGACCGCAGCCTCACGGACATCGTCCCGCTGCAGCTCGCCGACGCGAAGACGACGGACGACGACGGCAACAAGGTCTACCGGACCGTCACGCAGTTCAGCATGAAGCCGATCGAGGAGATCGGCCTGCTGAAGATGGATTTCCTCGGCCTCCGCAACCTCGACGTGATCGAGGACGCGCTGGACATCATCGAGCGCTCCAGCGGCGAGCGCCCGGACATCGCGGCGATCCCGCTGGACGACGTGAAGACCTACGAGATGATGGCCCGGGGCGACTCGGTCGGCGTCTTCCAGTTTGAATCCGAGGGCATGCGCGAGTCCCTGCGCAAGGTCAACCCGACCGAGTTCGAGGACCTCGTCGCGCTCGTGGCGCTGTACCGCCCGGGCGCCATGGATCAGATCCCCGCGTACTCGCGCGGCAAGCGCAACCCGGACTCGATCCAGTACATCGACGACCGGCTGATCCCGATCACCGAGTCGACCAAGGGCGTGATCCTCTACCAAGAGCAGGCGATGCAGATCGCCAAGTCCCTGGCGAACTTCACCGGCCCGCAGGCGGACGACCTCCGAAAGGCGATCGGCAAGAAGAACCGCGCCGCGATGGCGAAGCTGCAGCCGATGTTCATCGAGGGCTGCCGCGCGAACGGCGTCGCCAACGACGTCATCGAGTCGCTGTGGGCGACCAACGAGAAGTCCGCGGACTACTCGTTCAACAAGTCGCACGCGGCCTGCTACGCGCTGATCTCGTACCGCACCGCCTGGCTGAAGGCGAACTACCCGGCCGAGTACATGGCCGCGCTGATCTCGTCGGTCATGGACACGAAGGACAAGGTCCCGTTCTTCGTCAACCAGGCCGAGCAGATGGGCATCGAGATCCTGCCGCCCGACGTGAACCTGTCGGATCACGAGTTCATGGTCGTGGACGGCAACATCCGCTTCGGCCTGGACGCCGTCAAGGGCGTCGGCTACGCGGCGGTCGAGGCGATCAAGGTCGCCCGCGAGGACGGCCCGTTCACGAGCATCTGGGACTTCTGCGAGCGGGTGGACGGCCGTGCCGTCAACAAGCGCTCGATCGAAGCGCTCATCCAGTGCGGCGCGTTCAACTCCACCGGCGCGACGCGCCGCGGCATGCTCGAGGTCCTGGACGCCGCGCAGTCGGCCGGCCAGCGCGCCCAGCAGGACGCGCAGATGGGCCAGGGCTCGATCTTCGACCTGTTCGACACGGGCGGCGCGACCGAGACGGCCGCGCCGAGCCACCCGCCGGTCCCGACGCACGAGTTCGAGCCGAACGAGCTGCTCTCGATGGAGAAGGACTCCGTCGGCGTCTACATCTCCGAGCACCCGCTCAAGCGGGTCGCCGCGGCGCTGCAGGTGAAGGCCGACTGCACGATCGCCGAGCTGCCGGGCACGCGCGACGGCGACTGGCGCAAGGTCGGCGGCATGATCACCGAGTCCAAGAAGATCCGGACGCGCTCGGGCAAGATGATGATGTTCGCGACCCTCGCGGACCTCGAGGACTCCGTCGAGATCGTGGTCTTCGACGAGGTCATGGCCTCGATCGAGGAGCTGATCGCGACCGACGCGACGATGCTCGTCAAGGGCAAGGTCGAGCAGAAGGAGCAGGGCAAGGTCTCGCTCGTCGTCTCCAGCGTCGAGAAGTTCGACCCGAGCGAGGCCGAGATCGAGAAGGCCAAGGCGCAGATCGCGAAGGTCGCGGCCACCGCGCCGACCGCCCTCAAGCGCCGCGTGCACGCCGCCCAGCTGCCGGCGACGGTCATCGACGACCTGCGTGACCTGTTCGAGCGCTATCCCGGCGAGACCGAGTTCGTGCTCGAGATGCACACGCGCACCGGCCTGCGGCGGTTGAAGTTCGGCGCCGGGTATCGCGTGCAGGCGCGCAACGCCGGTCTGCGCGCGGAGCTGGACGGCATCCTCGGCGCCTCGGCGTCCGCGGCCGCCTAG
- a CDS encoding hydroxymethylglutaryl-CoA lyase: protein MPVSICDVGPRDGLQNDKVTLDPRTRAELCTRLAGAGLTRIEAVSFVHPKLVPQMAGAEEVFEHLPTDDGVAYSSLVLNRKGLDRALATATTEIHVAYPVTDTFAQRNQNVTVEQAAQIATEIIQATDLKVTATISVAFGCPFEGKVDPGRVIEHAHRMAEAGADEVILADTIGVGTPHQVKQLVPEALKSGKPVGLHLHNTRNTGYANAYAGLEHGVTVFDASVGGLGGCPFAPRATGNIATEDLVYLLENEGVVTGVDLDALIEVAHWLSATMGKELPGLVQRAGNFG, encoded by the coding sequence GTGCCCGTGAGCATCTGCGACGTGGGGCCGCGGGACGGCCTCCAGAACGACAAGGTGACGCTGGATCCGAGGACTCGCGCGGAGCTGTGCACGCGGCTCGCCGGCGCCGGGCTCACCCGCATCGAGGCCGTCAGCTTCGTGCACCCCAAGCTCGTCCCGCAGATGGCCGGCGCCGAGGAGGTCTTCGAGCACCTCCCCACTGACGACGGCGTCGCGTACAGCTCGCTCGTCCTCAACCGCAAGGGCCTGGACCGGGCGCTCGCGACCGCGACGACGGAGATCCACGTCGCCTACCCGGTCACCGACACGTTCGCCCAGCGCAACCAGAACGTCACCGTCGAGCAGGCGGCGCAGATCGCGACCGAGATCATCCAGGCCACCGACCTGAAGGTCACGGCGACCATCTCCGTCGCGTTCGGCTGCCCGTTCGAGGGCAAGGTCGACCCGGGCCGGGTGATCGAGCACGCGCACCGCATGGCCGAAGCGGGCGCGGACGAGGTCATCCTCGCCGACACGATCGGGGTCGGAACCCCGCACCAGGTCAAGCAGCTCGTCCCCGAAGCCCTCAAATCCGGCAAGCCCGTCGGCCTCCACCTCCACAACACGCGCAACACCGGCTACGCGAACGCCTACGCCGGCCTCGAGCACGGCGTGACCGTCTTCGACGCCTCCGTCGGCGGCCTCGGCGGCTGCCCGTTCGCGCCGCGCGCAACCGGCAACATCGCCACCGAGGACCTCGTCTACCTGCTCGAGAACGAAGGCGTCGTCACCGGCGTCGACCTCGACGCCCTGATCGAGGTCGCGCACTGGCTGAGCGCCACGATGGGCAAGGAGCTACCCGGCCTCGTGCAGCGCGCGGGCAACTTCGGCTAG
- a CDS encoding GntR family transcriptional regulator, whose translation MTLVPLERTSPADTITETLRDEILAGLFPPGTGISDSDVQSRLGVSRDHARAALGRLEREGLLVHSLHRGLEVVRLSVDDVRDLYATRRTLELAGLEAMVRKRPADDVWLQAAVVSMTEAAKAGDGRAAVAADAAFHLAIVASAGSRRLRTAAEAALRELRIILAVADRVSSDLDDLAADHAGLLDALVHAPPPSARAALLDHLRRGESRALAVTHGA comes from the coding sequence GTGACCTTGGTCCCGCTCGAGCGGACCTCCCCCGCCGACACGATCACGGAGACGCTTCGTGACGAGATCCTCGCCGGTCTCTTCCCGCCCGGGACCGGCATCTCGGACAGCGACGTGCAGTCGCGGCTCGGCGTCTCCCGCGACCACGCCCGCGCCGCCCTCGGCCGCCTGGAGCGCGAGGGCCTCCTCGTCCACTCGCTGCACCGCGGGCTGGAAGTCGTCCGGCTCTCGGTCGACGACGTCCGCGACCTGTACGCGACCCGCCGCACGCTCGAGCTGGCCGGGCTGGAGGCGATGGTCCGCAAGCGCCCGGCCGACGACGTCTGGCTGCAGGCCGCCGTCGTGTCCATGACCGAGGCCGCCAAGGCGGGCGACGGCCGCGCCGCGGTCGCCGCGGACGCCGCGTTCCACCTCGCGATCGTCGCCTCCGCCGGCTCGCGCCGCCTGCGCACGGCCGCCGAAGCCGCGCTGCGCGAGCTGCGCATCATCCTCGCGGTCGCCGACCGCGTCTCGTCGGACCTCGACGACCTCGCCGCCGACCACGCGGGCCTGTTGGACGCGCTCGTCCACGCCCCGCCGCCTTCCGCGCGCGCGGCGCTGCTCGACCACCTGCGGCGCGGCGAGTCCCGCGCGCTGGCGGTCACGCACGGGGCCTAG
- a CDS encoding hydantoinase/oxoprolinase family protein, whose product MAYRLGVDVGGTFTDLFLVDDGDHRQWRVKTPSTPSDPSQGVLKGVSRICAEAGIEPADLANVVHGTTVATNAVLESKGARVGLITTQGFGQILHLARSQTPGPLAGWIIMVKPDPPASLADTREAIERMDARGNTLVAVDREQVTRVIGDLVESGVESLTISLINSYVNGAHEQEIADLVEELHPGFPVTISSAVLPEFREYERTLTACMNSYVRPQVAQYVDRLQSSLSDMGVRTEVDILRSDAGVMTPKEAARNPVYGVLSGPSGGVAGALYVAARAGFPNVLTFDMGGTSTDVSLCQAGEPTIGRETTIGQFRIKVPSVDVHTVGAGGGSIAHVPELTGALRVGPQSAGAEPGPAAYGQGGEAPTVTDANVVLGHLPADLIGGEMTLDVEAARTAVQKVADAMGLSLEDAADGILRIVNENMAGALRVISVQRGHDPREFAMVAFGGAGPLHANAVAELMGSFPVIVPPSPGLLCALGDLVAGFRNEFAQTLIKLTSEVGDASAILGELEGRAREWMDAQGIAAADQQIEFLADMRYRGQGYEIPVPWGDDLESRFNDLHEQLYGFRMHDTASEIVNLRAVGTGDRPQPELPEEDPVEAMLEPGTHARADLHPGTIVPGPSIITEFDSTTVVLDGYVAEVDRYFNVLIRKGS is encoded by the coding sequence ATGGCGTATCGGCTCGGGGTGGACGTCGGAGGGACGTTCACCGACCTGTTTCTCGTCGACGACGGCGACCATCGGCAGTGGCGGGTCAAGACCCCGTCGACGCCCTCGGATCCATCGCAGGGCGTGCTCAAGGGGGTGAGCCGGATCTGCGCGGAAGCGGGGATCGAGCCGGCGGACCTCGCCAACGTGGTGCACGGGACGACGGTCGCCACGAACGCGGTGCTCGAGTCCAAGGGCGCGCGCGTCGGGCTGATCACGACGCAGGGCTTCGGGCAGATCCTGCACCTCGCGCGCTCGCAGACCCCGGGGCCGCTCGCGGGCTGGATCATCATGGTCAAGCCCGACCCGCCGGCCTCCCTGGCGGACACGCGGGAGGCGATCGAGCGGATGGACGCGCGCGGGAACACGCTCGTCGCGGTCGACCGCGAGCAGGTGACGCGCGTGATCGGGGACCTGGTGGAGAGCGGGGTCGAGTCGCTCACGATCAGCCTGATCAACTCGTACGTCAACGGCGCGCACGAGCAGGAGATCGCCGACCTGGTGGAGGAGCTGCACCCGGGTTTCCCGGTGACGATCAGCAGCGCCGTGCTCCCGGAGTTCCGCGAGTACGAGCGCACGCTGACGGCGTGCATGAACTCCTACGTGCGCCCGCAGGTCGCGCAGTACGTGGACCGCCTGCAGTCCTCGCTGAGCGACATGGGCGTCCGGACGGAGGTCGACATCCTGCGCTCGGACGCGGGTGTGATGACGCCGAAGGAGGCGGCGCGGAACCCGGTCTACGGCGTGCTCTCGGGCCCGTCGGGCGGGGTGGCGGGCGCGCTGTACGTGGCGGCGCGGGCCGGGTTCCCGAACGTGCTCACGTTCGACATGGGCGGGACGTCCACGGACGTGTCGCTGTGCCAGGCGGGGGAGCCGACGATCGGGCGCGAGACCACGATCGGCCAGTTCCGGATCAAGGTGCCGAGCGTCGACGTGCACACGGTCGGCGCGGGCGGCGGCTCGATCGCCCACGTCCCGGAGCTCACCGGCGCCTTGCGCGTCGGGCCGCAGAGCGCCGGCGCCGAGCCCGGTCCCGCGGCGTACGGGCAGGGCGGCGAGGCGCCGACGGTCACCGACGCCAACGTCGTCCTCGGCCATCTGCCGGCGGACCTGATCGGCGGGGAGATGACGCTTGACGTGGAGGCCGCGCGCACCGCCGTGCAGAAGGTGGCGGACGCGATGGGGCTGTCCCTGGAGGACGCCGCCGACGGCATCCTGCGGATCGTCAACGAGAACATGGCGGGTGCGCTGCGGGTCATCTCCGTCCAGCGGGGCCACGACCCGCGCGAGTTCGCGATGGTCGCCTTCGGCGGCGCCGGCCCGCTGCACGCCAACGCGGTGGCGGAGCTGATGGGGTCCTTCCCGGTGATCGTGCCGCCGTCGCCCGGGCTCCTCTGCGCGCTCGGCGACCTCGTCGCCGGCTTCCGCAACGAGTTCGCGCAGACGCTGATCAAGCTCACGTCCGAGGTCGGGGACGCGTCCGCCATCCTCGGCGAGCTCGAGGGCCGCGCGCGGGAGTGGATGGACGCGCAGGGCATCGCCGCGGCCGACCAGCAGATCGAGTTCCTGGCCGACATGCGCTACCGCGGGCAGGGCTACGAGATCCCGGTGCCCTGGGGCGATGACCTCGAGTCGCGCTTCAACGACCTGCACGAGCAGCTGTACGGGTTCCGGATGCACGACACGGCGTCGGAGATCGTCAACCTGCGTGCGGTCGGCACGGGCGACCGGCCACAGCCCGAGCTGCCGGAGGAGGACCCGGTCGAGGCCATGCTCGAGCCGGGCACGCACGCCCGCGCGGACCTGCATCCGGGGACGATCGTCCCGGGGCCGTCGATCATCACCGAGTTCGACTCCACGACCGTCGTGCTCGACGGCTACGTCGCCGAGGTCGATCGCTACTTCAACGTCCTGATCCGGAAGGGGTCGTGA
- a CDS encoding isochorismatase family protein, whose product MPEGFGGAVGFGSRPAVVVVDLNRGFTDPSSPLACALDEVLVAVRELLDVARGAGVPVFFTTVVYDDVGEAAAAVFLRKVPALRTCAPGTPWVEVDPRLGRLETEPVISKSGASAFFGTPFGAMVAGFDTLVVCGASTSGCVRATVVDAMQHGLAPIIPRECVGDRSAAAHEQSLADIAGRYGDVVGLAEVARALHEAG is encoded by the coding sequence GTGCCTGAGGGCTTCGGCGGGGCGGTGGGCTTCGGCTCGCGCCCCGCCGTGGTCGTCGTCGACCTCAACCGCGGGTTCACGGACCCGTCGTCGCCGTTGGCGTGCGCGCTCGACGAGGTGCTGGTGGCGGTGCGGGAGCTGCTGGATGTCGCTCGGGGTGCGGGTGTCCCGGTCTTCTTCACGACGGTGGTCTACGACGACGTGGGGGAGGCCGCCGCCGCCGTGTTCCTGCGCAAGGTGCCGGCGCTGCGGACGTGCGCGCCGGGGACGCCGTGGGTCGAGGTCGATCCGCGGCTCGGGCGGTTGGAGACGGAGCCGGTGATCTCGAAGTCGGGCGCGAGCGCGTTCTTCGGCACGCCGTTCGGGGCGATGGTCGCGGGCTTCGACACGCTCGTGGTGTGCGGCGCCTCGACCTCGGGATGCGTGCGCGCGACCGTCGTGGACGCGATGCAGCACGGGCTCGCGCCGATCATCCCGCGCGAGTGCGTGGGCGACCGGTCGGCCGCGGCCCACGAGCAGTCGCTGGCGGACATCGCGGGCCGCTACGGGGACGTGGTCGGGCTAGCCGAAGTTGCCCGCGCGCTGCACGAGGCCGGGTAG